A single region of the Rhizobium sp. NLR16a genome encodes:
- a CDS encoding Do family serine endopeptidase → MLKNFNGRPSLATVLKASTVAGIAAAVLATGVPLEITRSYAEAVKVQAPAVPSFANVVDAVSPAVVSVRVENRVNPVADNDGFAFDFNGRGFDDLPDDHPLKRLFRQFGQDPNDQQGGHQRRFGQNGPGGPNGPGGKGRLRPVAQGSGFFISEDGYIVTNNHVVSDGQAFVAVMNDGTELDAKLIGKDPRTDLAVLKVDGKGKKFTYVNWADDNNVRVGDWVVAVGNPFGLGGTVTAGIVSARGRDIGSGPYDDYLQVDAAVNRGNSGGPTFNLNGEVVGINTAIFSPSGGSVGIAFAIPASTARDVVADLMKDGQVSRGWLGVQIQPVTKDIAESIGLSEPSGALVVAPQPGSPGDKAGMKAGDVVTALNGETIKDARDLSRRIGAMQPGSKAELSVWRAGKAQSLTVELGTLPADQKDANADDNNNQPQQPEAPASEKALADLGLTVGPSDDGKGLAITGIDPDSDAADKGIKEGEKITSVNNQEVSTAADVVKVLNQAKKDGRTRALFQIQSSEGSRFVALPINGQG, encoded by the coding sequence ATGCTGAAGAATTTCAACGGACGTCCGTCCCTCGCCACTGTGCTCAAGGCTTCTACCGTCGCCGGTATCGCAGCCGCTGTGCTCGCAACCGGCGTTCCGCTCGAAATCACCCGGTCTTACGCTGAAGCTGTCAAGGTTCAGGCGCCTGCCGTGCCGAGCTTCGCCAATGTCGTCGATGCCGTTTCGCCCGCCGTCGTCTCCGTTCGCGTCGAAAACCGCGTCAATCCCGTCGCCGACAATGACGGCTTCGCCTTCGATTTCAACGGCCGCGGCTTCGACGATCTGCCCGACGATCACCCGCTGAAGCGCTTGTTCCGTCAGTTCGGCCAGGATCCGAACGACCAGCAGGGCGGCCACCAGCGGCGCTTCGGCCAGAACGGTCCGGGCGGCCCGAATGGTCCCGGCGGCAAGGGCCGTCTGCGTCCGGTCGCTCAAGGCTCCGGCTTCTTCATCTCCGAGGACGGCTACATCGTCACCAACAACCACGTCGTTTCCGATGGTCAGGCCTTCGTCGCCGTCATGAATGACGGCACCGAACTCGACGCCAAGCTGATCGGCAAGGATCCGCGCACCGATCTCGCCGTGCTGAAGGTCGACGGCAAGGGCAAGAAGTTCACCTATGTCAACTGGGCCGACGACAACAATGTCCGCGTCGGCGACTGGGTCGTCGCCGTCGGCAACCCCTTCGGCCTCGGCGGCACCGTCACGGCCGGCATCGTCTCGGCCCGCGGCCGCGATATCGGTTCCGGTCCTTATGACGATTACCTGCAGGTGGATGCGGCCGTGAACCGCGGCAACTCCGGCGGCCCGACCTTCAACCTCAACGGCGAAGTCGTCGGCATCAACACGGCGATCTTCTCGCCCTCGGGCGGCAGCGTCGGCATCGCCTTCGCCATTCCGGCCTCGACCGCAAGGGACGTCGTTGCTGATCTGATGAAGGATGGCCAGGTTTCCCGCGGCTGGCTGGGCGTCCAGATCCAGCCGGTGACCAAGGATATCGCCGAGTCAATCGGACTTTCCGAGCCGAGCGGCGCTCTCGTTGTCGCCCCGCAGCCCGGATCGCCGGGTGACAAGGCCGGCATGAAGGCCGGTGACGTCGTCACGGCGCTCAATGGCGAAACGATCAAGGATGCCCGTGATCTCAGCCGCCGCATTGGTGCGATGCAGCCGGGCAGCAAGGCCGAGCTTTCGGTCTGGCGCGCCGGCAAGGCCCAGTCGCTCACGGTCGAACTCGGCACGCTGCCGGCCGATCAGAAGGATGCCAATGCCGATGACAACAACAATCAGCCGCAGCAGCCTGAGGCACCGGCTTCCGAGAAGGCGCTTGCCGATCTCGGTCTGACGGTTGGCCCCTCCGATGACGGCAAGGGCTTGGCGATCACCGGCATCGATCCCGACTCCGATGCCGCCGACAAAGGCATCAAGGAAGGCGAAAAGATCACCTCCGTCAACAATCAGGAGGTCTCCACCGCCGCCGATGTCGTCAAGGTGCTGAACCAGGCCAAGAAGGACGGCCGCACCCGCGCGTTGTTCCAGATCCAGTCCAGTGAAGGAAGCCGTTTCGTCGCGCTTCCGATCAACGGCCAGGGCTGA
- a CDS encoding cytochrome c-type biogenesis protein, whose protein sequence is MMRLSRLLVAVFLFFAPVSAFAVNPDEVLADPALEARARALSAELRCMVCQNQSIDDSNAELAKDLRLLVRERIRNGDSDEAVLNYIVSRYGEFVLLKPRFSMRTVLLWGAPVLLILAGGVSLLVFARKRRGRPTGSKLTPEEQARLSELLDK, encoded by the coding sequence ATGATGCGTCTCTCCCGTCTCCTCGTCGCCGTGTTCCTGTTCTTCGCACCCGTTTCCGCCTTCGCCGTCAATCCCGACGAGGTGCTGGCCGATCCGGCGCTGGAGGCTCGCGCCCGGGCGCTATCGGCCGAACTGCGCTGCATGGTCTGCCAGAACCAGTCGATCGACGATTCCAATGCCGAGCTCGCCAAGGATCTTCGCTTGTTGGTGCGTGAGCGCATCAGGAACGGCGACAGCGATGAGGCGGTGCTCAACTACATCGTCTCACGCTACGGCGAGTTCGTGCTACTGAAGCCGCGGTTCAGCATGAGGACGGTGTTGCTCTGGGGCGCCCCGGTGCTGCTGATCCTTGCCGGCGGCGTGTCGCTGCTCGTCTTTGCGCGCAAGAGGAGAGGCCGGCCGACTGGAAGCAAACTGACGCCGGAAGAGCAGGCGCGGCTGAGCGAGCTTTTGGATAAGTAA
- a CDS encoding heme lyase CcmF/NrfE family subunit translates to MIIEIGHYALVLALATALIVSIVPVIGARRHDPAMMDVASVGSLVMFALVAFAFAVLTYAHVVSDFSVENVWENSHSRVPLIYKYSGVWGNHEGSMMLWLLILALFSALVAIFGANLPETLKANVLAVQAWISLAFTLFILLTSNPFLRLDPAPAEGRDLNPVLQDIGLAIHPPLLYLGYVGFSVCFSFAVAALIEGRIDAAWARWVRPWTLAAWTCLTLGIAMGSYWAYYELGWGGWWFWDPVENASFMPWLAGTALLHSALVMEKREALKIWTVLLAILTFSLSLMGTFLVRSGVLTSVHAFASDPTRGVFILSILLIFIGGALSLFALRAPKLAAGGLFAPISREGALVLNNLILTVACGTVLTGTLYPLLLETLTGDKISVGPPFFNLTFGLLMAPLLVIVPFGPLLAWKRGDLLGALQRLYVVAALAFAAAVVFFYLQHGGPVLSVLGLAAGLFLILGAIADLWYRAGIGKVAGAIAWRRLSGLPRSAFGTALAHAGLGVSVLGIVAVTTFQSEHVVEMKPGQTVDAGGYSLEFDGMRSGRGPNYTEERGHFTIRRAGVTIADTWSAKRLYTARQMPTTEAGILTFGLSQLYVSLGDATKDGGIVVRIWWKPFILCIWGGALIMAAGGLVSLSDRRLRVGAPRRKVKAKPAAPAMEPAE, encoded by the coding sequence ATGATCATCGAGATCGGCCATTACGCTTTGGTGCTGGCGCTGGCGACGGCGCTGATCGTCTCGATCGTGCCGGTGATCGGCGCCCGCCGCCATGACCCGGCGATGATGGATGTGGCGAGCGTCGGCTCGCTGGTCATGTTTGCGCTCGTCGCCTTTGCCTTTGCCGTGCTGACCTATGCCCATGTCGTCTCCGACTTCTCGGTCGAGAACGTCTGGGAGAATTCGCATTCGCGGGTGCCGCTGATCTACAAATATTCCGGCGTCTGGGGCAATCACGAGGGATCGATGATGCTCTGGCTGCTGATCCTGGCGCTGTTCAGCGCCCTGGTCGCGATCTTCGGCGCCAACCTGCCGGAGACGCTGAAGGCCAATGTGCTGGCCGTGCAGGCCTGGATCTCGCTCGCCTTCACGCTGTTCATTCTCTTGACCTCCAATCCCTTCCTGCGGCTCGATCCGGCCCCGGCCGAGGGCCGCGACCTCAATCCGGTGCTGCAGGATATCGGCCTCGCCATCCACCCGCCGCTGCTCTATCTCGGCTATGTCGGCTTTTCCGTCTGCTTCTCCTTTGCCGTCGCAGCCCTGATCGAAGGCCGCATCGACGCCGCCTGGGCCCGCTGGGTCAGGCCCTGGACGCTGGCCGCCTGGACCTGCCTGACATTAGGCATCGCCATGGGCTCCTACTGGGCCTATTACGAGCTCGGCTGGGGCGGCTGGTGGTTCTGGGACCCGGTGGAGAACGCCTCCTTCATGCCGTGGCTCGCCGGCACCGCGCTGCTGCATTCGGCCCTCGTCATGGAAAAGCGCGAGGCGCTGAAGATCTGGACGGTGCTGCTCGCCATCCTGACCTTCTCGCTGTCGCTGATGGGCACCTTCCTGGTGCGTTCCGGCGTGCTGACCTCGGTGCATGCCTTTGCCAGCGATCCCACCCGCGGCGTCTTCATTCTCTCCATCCTGCTGATCTTCATCGGCGGGGCGCTGTCGCTGTTTGCCCTGCGCGCCCCGAAGCTTGCGGCCGGCGGGCTGTTTGCGCCGATCTCGCGCGAGGGCGCGCTCGTCCTCAACAATCTGATCCTGACGGTTGCCTGCGGCACGGTGCTGACCGGCACGCTTTACCCGCTGCTGTTGGAGACGCTGACCGGCGACAAGATCTCCGTCGGGCCGCCCTTCTTCAACCTGACCTTCGGCCTCTTGATGGCGCCGCTGCTCGTCATCGTGCCGTTCGGGCCGCTGCTGGCCTGGAAGCGCGGCGATCTGCTCGGCGCCCTGCAGCGGCTCTATGTCGTCGCGGCTCTCGCCTTCGCCGCCGCGGTCGTCTTCTTCTATCTCCAGCATGGCGGGCCGGTGCTGTCGGTGCTTGGGCTGGCCGCCGGCCTGTTCCTGATCCTCGGCGCCATTGCCGATCTCTGGTATCGGGCCGGCATCGGCAAGGTGGCGGGCGCCATCGCCTGGCGCCGCCTGAGCGGTCTGCCGCGCTCGGCCTTCGGCACCGCGCTTGCCCATGCCGGGCTCGGCGTCAGCGTGCTCGGCATCGTCGCCGTCACCACCTTCCAGAGCGAACATGTCGTCGAGATGAAGCCGGGTCAGACGGTCGATGCCGGCGGCTACAGCCTTGAGTTCGACGGCATGCGGTCGGGCAGGGGGCCGAACTACACCGAGGAGCGCGGCCACTTCACCATCCGGCGCGCCGGTGTCACCATTGCCGACACCTGGTCGGCCAAGCGGCTCTACACCGCCCGGCAGATGCCGACGACGGAGGCGGGCATCCTGACCTTCGGCCTCAGCCAGCTCTATGTCTCGCTCGGCGACGCCACCAAGGACGGCGGCATCGTCGTGCGCATCTGGTGGAAGCCGTTCATCCTGTGCATCTGGGGCGGGGCCTTGATCATGGCCGCAGGCGGCCTCGTCTCGCTGAGTGATCGGCGCCTGCGCGTCGGCGCCCCGCGGAGAAAGGTCAAGGCCAAACCGGCCGCGCCTGCCATGGAGCCGGCGGAATGA
- the ccmE gene encoding cytochrome c maturation protein CcmE, translating into MTRKQKRLAVIAGGMSFILAAVLLVMFAFSQSVAYFYMPADLAKTPVAPETRIRLGGLVGAGSVVRGAGSTVEFSVTDGSASAVKVQYTGILPDLFREGQGVVTEGMFTPGTNVFVADTVLAKHDETYMPKEVADKLKQQGLWQEGQGGAGQGQEAKATP; encoded by the coding sequence ATGACGCGCAAGCAGAAGCGCCTTGCGGTGATCGCTGGCGGGATGAGTTTCATCCTTGCGGCGGTGCTTTTGGTGATGTTCGCCTTCAGCCAGTCGGTGGCCTATTTCTACATGCCGGCCGATCTGGCCAAGACGCCGGTGGCGCCGGAGACCCGCATCCGGCTCGGCGGCCTGGTCGGAGCGGGCAGCGTCGTGCGCGGCGCCGGTTCGACGGTGGAGTTTTCCGTCACCGACGGCAGCGCCAGTGCGGTGAAGGTTCAATATACCGGCATCCTGCCCGATCTGTTCCGCGAAGGGCAGGGCGTCGTCACCGAAGGCATGTTTACACCAGGCACGAATGTCTTCGTTGCCGACACCGTGCTGGCCAAGCATGACGAGACCTATATGCCGAAGGAGGTGGCCGACAAGCTGAAGCAGCAGGGGCTGTGGCAGGAAGGCCAAGGGGGAGCCGGTCAGGGACAGGAGGCGAAGGCGACGCCATGA
- a CDS encoding HAMP domain-containing sensor histidine kinase — protein sequence MRIKSLTARVLLLTTVWSTVALVVIGLLISTLYRKSAERGFQDLLRAQLYNVINSVTIGDQGALSGSPQLGDLRFAQPKTGWYWVVEPLGTYTTAPLVSPSLGSALIPVPSVVEAPFDKNYERYYQVTDASGNRVQVAETEVVLDTDGRAARFRVTGNVDVVEDDVRTFSHSLYLALAGFGVGSLIVNALAILYGLKPLDKARAALERIRAGESEQLKGDFPREILPLANEVNALIDSNRRIVERARMQVGNLAHSLKTPIAVLLNEARVLEKSHGELVRSQAESMQGQVQSYLNRARIAAQRESVLARTDAEPALERLVRVMRRLNVDTEFDLVVSPPHLAVAMEQQDLEETVGNLLENAARFAKSRVRLSAVEAGEDVKGAEASARRRWVELAVEDDGPGLEPDQIREALKRGRRLDESKPGTGLGLSIVTEISNEYQGRLELSRGEWGGLKAKLILPGVTKDVA from the coding sequence ATGCGAATTAAGTCGCTCACCGCACGCGTGTTGCTGCTGACCACGGTCTGGTCGACGGTGGCGCTTGTGGTGATCGGCCTGCTGATCTCCACGCTCTATCGCAAGAGCGCCGAACGCGGTTTCCAGGATCTGCTGCGGGCGCAGCTCTATAACGTCATCAATTCGGTGACGATCGGCGATCAGGGCGCGTTGAGCGGCAGCCCGCAACTCGGCGATCTGCGCTTTGCCCAGCCGAAGACCGGCTGGTACTGGGTGGTCGAGCCGCTCGGCACTTATACCACTGCGCCGCTGGTCTCGCCCTCGCTCGGCTCGGCGCTCATTCCGGTACCCTCCGTCGTCGAGGCGCCTTTCGACAAGAATTACGAGCGCTACTACCAGGTGACGGACGCCTCCGGGAACCGCGTGCAGGTGGCCGAGACCGAAGTGGTGCTCGACACCGACGGGCGCGCGGCGCGCTTCCGCGTCACCGGCAATGTCGACGTCGTCGAGGATGATGTCCGCACCTTTTCGCACAGCCTCTATCTGGCGCTCGCCGGTTTCGGCGTCGGCAGCCTGATCGTCAATGCGCTGGCGATCCTTTACGGCCTGAAACCGCTCGACAAGGCGCGCGCAGCATTGGAGCGCATTCGAGCCGGCGAGAGCGAGCAGCTGAAGGGTGACTTCCCGCGCGAGATCCTACCGCTCGCCAACGAGGTCAACGCGCTGATCGACAGCAACCGCCGCATCGTCGAGCGGGCGCGCATGCAGGTCGGCAACCTGGCGCACTCACTGAAAACGCCGATCGCGGTTCTCCTCAACGAGGCGCGGGTGCTGGAGAAATCCCATGGCGAGCTGGTGCGCAGTCAGGCGGAATCGATGCAGGGGCAGGTGCAATCCTATCTCAACCGCGCCCGCATCGCCGCGCAGCGCGAATCCGTGCTCGCCCGCACCGACGCCGAGCCGGCGCTGGAACGCCTGGTGCGCGTCATGCGCCGCCTGAATGTCGACACCGAATTCGATCTCGTCGTCTCGCCGCCGCATCTTGCCGTCGCCATGGAACAGCAGGATCTCGAGGAAACCGTCGGCAATCTCCTGGAAAACGCCGCGCGTTTCGCCAAGAGCAGGGTGCGGCTTTCGGCCGTCGAAGCCGGCGAGGACGTGAAAGGGGCGGAGGCGAGCGCCCGCCGGCGCTGGGTGGAGCTTGCCGTCGAGGATGACGGGCCCGGCCTTGAGCCCGACCAGATCCGCGAGGCGCTGAAGCGTGGCCGCAGGCTCGATGAAAGCAAGCCCGGAACCGGCTTGGGCCTTTCGATCGTCACCGAGATTTCCAACGAATACCAGGGAAGGCTCGAACTGTCCCGCGGCGAATGGGGCGGGCTGAAGGCGAAGCTTATCCTGCCCGGCGTCACAAAGGATGTTGCATGA
- a CDS encoding response regulator transcription factor, with protein sequence MRILVIEDDVNLNRQLTDTLKEAGYVVDQAFDGEEGHFLGDTEPYDAIILDIGLPEMDGVTVLEKWRGAGRGMPVLILTARDRWSDKVAGIDAGADDYVTKPFHVEEVLARIRALIRRAAGHASSEIVCGPVRLDTKSSKATVNGTTLKLTSHEYRLLAYLMHHMGEVVSRTELVEHMYDQDFDRDSNTIEVFVGRLRKKMGVDLIETVRGLGYRIQAPKHAN encoded by the coding sequence ATGCGCATCCTGGTAATCGAAGACGACGTCAACCTGAACCGGCAGCTGACCGATACGCTGAAGGAGGCGGGTTATGTCGTCGACCAAGCGTTCGACGGCGAAGAGGGCCATTTCCTCGGCGACACCGAACCCTATGACGCTATCATCCTCGATATCGGCCTGCCGGAGATGGACGGCGTCACCGTGCTGGAAAAATGGCGCGGCGCCGGCCGCGGCATGCCGGTTCTGATCCTGACGGCGCGCGACCGCTGGAGCGACAAGGTCGCCGGCATCGACGCCGGCGCCGACGACTATGTCACCAAGCCCTTTCACGTCGAGGAAGTTCTGGCGCGCATTCGGGCGTTGATCCGGCGCGCGGCCGGCCATGCCTCCTCCGAGATCGTCTGCGGGCCGGTGCGGCTCGACACCAAATCCTCAAAGGCGACGGTCAACGGCACGACGCTGAAGCTGACCTCGCACGAATATCGCCTGCTCGCCTATCTCATGCATCACATGGGCGAGGTCGTTTCGCGCACGGAGCTGGTCGAGCACATGTACGACCAGGATTTCGACCGCGATTCCAACACGATCGAGGTCTTTGTCGGCCGTCTGCGCAAGAAGATGGGCGTCGACCTGATCGAAACGGTGCGCGGTCTCGGCTACCGCATCCAAGCGCCGAAACATGCGAATTAA
- a CDS encoding Dabb family protein, whose translation MIRHIVFFTVQEEHLEEVRAGLSILTAIPYPRLLEIGTNVKTDQLGTEIDLVVYGEFDDEAALAAYKAHPDYQRSIERVRPLREKRIAADYDSRTAVTRPL comes from the coding sequence GTGATCCGCCATATCGTCTTCTTCACCGTGCAGGAGGAACATCTGGAGGAGGTGAGGGCGGGTCTTTCGATCCTGACCGCCATTCCATACCCGCGCCTGCTGGAAATCGGCACCAATGTGAAGACCGATCAGCTCGGCACCGAGATCGATCTCGTGGTCTATGGCGAATTCGACGATGAGGCGGCTCTCGCTGCTTATAAGGCGCACCCCGATTACCAGCGTTCGATCGAGCGCGTGCGCCCGCTCCGGGAAAAACGCATCGCTGCCGATTACGACAGCCGCACGGCCGTGACGCGGCCGCTCTGA
- a CDS encoding TetR/AcrR family transcriptional regulator: MKTVYERADIVPLLAEAFRELGYEGATLSRITERTGIGKGSLYHFFPGGKEEMAGAVLADVGAWFEQAIYRPLRNDDARQAIAAMWINVNDYFRAGGRICLVGAFALDDTRDRFSSAIADYFFRWIEALSSALTRAGCAETEAQTLAEEGVCGIQGALVLSRALRDGTVFARSLETLASRLEAATR, translated from the coding sequence GTGAAGACCGTCTACGAACGCGCCGACATCGTACCGCTGCTCGCGGAAGCCTTCCGCGAGCTCGGCTATGAGGGCGCCACGCTCAGCCGCATCACCGAACGCACCGGAATTGGCAAGGGCAGCCTTTATCACTTCTTCCCCGGCGGCAAGGAGGAGATGGCCGGCGCCGTGCTCGCCGATGTCGGTGCCTGGTTCGAGCAGGCGATCTATCGGCCGCTGAGGAATGACGACGCCCGCCAGGCGATTGCGGCGATGTGGATCAATGTCAATGACTACTTCCGCGCCGGCGGCCGCATCTGCCTCGTCGGTGCCTTCGCGCTCGACGACACCCGCGATCGGTTTTCGTCTGCGATCGCCGATTATTTCTTCCGCTGGATCGAGGCGTTGAGTTCGGCGCTGACGCGGGCTGGCTGCGCTGAAACAGAGGCGCAGACGCTTGCTGAGGAAGGCGTCTGCGGCATTCAAGGCGCGCTGGTGCTGTCGCGCGCGCTCAGAGATGGAACGGTCTTCGCCCGGTCGCTGGAAACGCTGGCGAGCCGGCTTGAGGCTGCGACGCGATGA
- a CDS encoding DUF983 domain-containing protein, which produces MDTEYPPLPPMQTGIRGRCPRCGQGHMFKGFLTLQPQCEACSLDYSFADPADGPAFFVICFACIPSVLLGVWLEVAFAAPIWVQLLVTGPFMLATCIPPLRPLKGWLVASQYFYKAEEGRLA; this is translated from the coding sequence ATGGATACCGAATATCCCCCGCTTCCTCCGATGCAGACCGGCATCAGGGGACGCTGCCCGCGCTGCGGCCAAGGCCATATGTTCAAAGGCTTCCTGACGCTGCAGCCGCAGTGCGAAGCCTGCAGTCTCGATTATTCTTTCGCCGATCCGGCCGACGGCCCGGCCTTTTTCGTCATCTGCTTCGCCTGCATCCCGAGCGTGCTGCTCGGCGTCTGGCTGGAGGTGGCATTCGCGGCGCCGATCTGGGTGCAGCTTCTCGTCACCGGTCCCTTCATGCTCGCCACCTGCATTCCGCCGCTCCGGCCGCTGAAAGGCTGGCTGGTCGCCAGCCAGTATTTCTACAAGGCGGAAGAAGGCAGGCTTGCCTAA
- a CDS encoding PLP-dependent aminotransferase family protein yields the protein MKDWHPDLSRSSSPRYMAIADLIEMDLRSGHLAVGDRLPPQRELAKRLNVDFTTVARGYVEAQKRGLVDSHVGRGTFVTGAAIKHRQDWGVGAAPDPRRAAVVDFSMNLPPEPDDPELIARMREGMSAVAASLIPLLRYQGFGGSGMDKEAAAAWLGRRGLTPSQERIFVTPGAHPALLAIFGLLAKPGETVISEIVTYPGMRSIAAQLRLNLAGLPMDGDGIRPDALASACERLKPKALYLNPTLQNPTTLTIPAGRREEIAAVARKYRLPIVEDDAYGFIPQEGPAPLAATAPELTWHIGGLAKCLGAGLRLAYVVAPDTRAVWPFVGAMRANNVMASPLNMALATRWIEDGTADAILRFIRAEAGARQQMVAAILPAGSYRADPISFNIWLPLAHGWTRSTFGSHMHSSGIGVVASDAFAVEGAAPEAVRVCLGGPIARAKLQGALEFMAHALEGPPEMAGSFF from the coding sequence ATGAAAGACTGGCATCCCGACCTGAGCCGCAGCAGCAGCCCGCGTTACATGGCGATCGCCGATCTGATCGAAATGGATCTGCGCAGCGGGCATCTGGCGGTCGGTGACCGGCTGCCGCCGCAGCGCGAACTTGCCAAACGGCTGAACGTCGATTTCACTACGGTGGCGAGAGGTTACGTCGAGGCGCAGAAGCGCGGCCTGGTGGATTCCCATGTCGGCCGAGGCACTTTCGTCACCGGCGCGGCGATCAAACACCGCCAGGACTGGGGCGTCGGCGCCGCACCCGACCCCCGGCGAGCGGCCGTCGTCGACTTCTCGATGAACCTGCCGCCGGAACCTGACGATCCGGAACTGATCGCCCGCATGCGCGAGGGCATGTCGGCGGTGGCGGCGAGCCTGATCCCGCTTCTGCGTTATCAAGGCTTCGGCGGTTCCGGCATGGACAAGGAGGCCGCCGCCGCCTGGCTCGGCCGCCGCGGTCTGACGCCTTCGCAGGAGCGGATCTTCGTCACGCCGGGCGCCCATCCGGCCCTTCTGGCGATCTTCGGCCTCCTGGCAAAGCCCGGCGAGACCGTGATTTCGGAAATCGTCACCTATCCCGGCATGCGCTCGATCGCAGCCCAGTTGCGGCTCAATCTTGCCGGCCTGCCGATGGACGGAGACGGGATCCGGCCCGATGCTTTGGCCTCGGCCTGCGAGCGGTTGAAGCCGAAGGCGCTCTACCTCAATCCGACGCTGCAGAACCCGACGACGTTGACGATTCCAGCTGGCCGCCGCGAGGAAATCGCAGCTGTCGCCCGCAAATATCGTCTGCCGATCGTCGAGGACGATGCCTACGGCTTCATTCCGCAGGAAGGGCCTGCGCCGCTTGCGGCAACGGCGCCCGAGCTGACCTGGCATATCGGCGGCCTGGCGAAATGCCTCGGCGCCGGCCTGCGCCTTGCTTATGTCGTGGCTCCGGACACCAGGGCAGTGTGGCCCTTCGTCGGCGCCATGCGCGCCAACAATGTCATGGCCTCGCCGTTGAATATGGCGCTCGCCACCCGCTGGATCGAGGACGGCACGGCCGATGCGATCCTCCGCTTCATCCGCGCCGAGGCGGGCGCCCGCCAACAGATGGTCGCCGCCATCCTGCCCGCCGGCAGCTACCGCGCCGATCCGATCAGCTTCAATATCTGGCTGCCTTTGGCCCACGGCTGGACCCGTTCCACGTTCGGCAGCCATATGCATTCCTCCGGCATCGGCGTGGTGGCAAGCGATGCCTTCGCGGTCGAGGGCGCCGCACCCGAGGCCGTCCGCGTCTGCCTCGGCGGCCCGATCGCCCGGGCAAAATTACAGGGCGCATTGGAGTTCATGGCCCATGCGCTGGAAGGCCCGCCGGAAATGGCGGGTTCGTTCTTCTGA
- a CDS encoding SDR family NAD(P)-dependent oxidoreductase, with product MNDKQVPIGSGFGARTTAVEVVAGLDLSRKCAVITGGHSGLGLETTRALAGAGARVIIGARNIDAARDAVAGIDGVQVERLDLSNLESVRRFAQRIVTAGRSIDILINSAGIMACPETRVGDGWEAQFATNHLGHFALVNSLWPALSRNARIVSVSSGGHRISGIRWDDLQFETGYDKWQAYGQSKTANALFALHLDRLARGVGIRAFSLHPGKILTPLQRYLSREEMVGAGWIDSNGNPIDPTFKTPSQGAATQLWAATSPQLEGMGGLYCEDCDVANRAIDGKPGGVSDHAVDPEQAERLWALSARLSGIDAFASPSMR from the coding sequence ATGAATGATAAGCAAGTCCCTATCGGCTCCGGCTTCGGAGCCCGCACGACCGCTGTCGAGGTCGTGGCCGGCCTTGATCTTTCCCGCAAGTGCGCCGTCATCACGGGCGGCCATTCCGGCCTCGGGCTGGAGACCACACGCGCTCTGGCTGGCGCTGGCGCTAGGGTAATCATCGGGGCAAGGAACATTGACGCGGCCCGAGACGCCGTTGCCGGCATTGATGGCGTACAGGTCGAACGGCTGGATCTCTCCAATCTGGAAAGCGTCCGCCGCTTCGCCCAGCGCATCGTCACGGCCGGCCGCAGCATCGATATTCTGATCAACAGCGCCGGCATCATGGCCTGCCCGGAGACCCGCGTCGGCGATGGCTGGGAGGCGCAATTCGCAACGAATCATCTGGGCCATTTCGCTTTGGTTAACAGCCTTTGGCCGGCATTGTCGCGGAATGCGCGTATCGTTTCGGTTTCATCAGGCGGCCATCGGATCTCCGGCATCCGATGGGACGACCTGCAGTTCGAGACTGGCTACGACAAATGGCAAGCCTATGGGCAGTCGAAGACAGCCAATGCGCTTTTCGCCCTGCATCTGGACAGGCTCGCGCGCGGCGTTGGTATCCGCGCGTTTTCGCTGCACCCGGGCAAGATCCTCACGCCACTGCAGCGGTATCTTTCACGAGAGGAAATGGTGGGTGCGGGGTGGATCGACTCGAACGGCAATCCGATCGACCCGACATTCAAGACGCCGTCGCAAGGCGCCGCTACCCAGCTATGGGCGGCGACCTCACCTCAGCTCGAGGGTATGGGAGGCCTCTATTGCGAAGATTGCGATGTGGCGAACAGGGCGATCGATGGGAAGCCGGGCGGCGTGAGCGATCACGCCGTTGACCCCGAGCAGGCCGAGCGGCTGTGGGCCCTGTCGGCCAGGCTGAGCGGCATCGACGCCTTCGCGTCACCATCAATGCGGTGA